GAATTCGTGCAGTTCAGTCCGGTTGTGCCGGATTCCTGGCCCCACCGGGAACGCTGAGCTCATGGAGCCGGGGATCCGCTCCCCGTACACCCGGTAGGCGGCTCGAGGAAGAAGGAGCTCGCCTTCGTGGCGTCCCACCGTCGTCCCAAGCAGCCGAGCCGCGCCCGCGTGACCGTGCTCTCCGCGACCGCAGCCGCAGCTGTCGCTCTGACGTCCCAGGCCGCACAGGCCGACCCGAAGCCGACCGTCGAGGACGTCAAGGAAAAGGTCGACAAGCTCTACCACGAGGCCGAGGCCTCGACGGAGAAGCACAGCGGCGCGGAAGAGAAGGAAAAGAAGCTCGAGAAGCAGGTCGAGGCGATCCAGGACAAGGTCGCGCGCGGCCAGGACGAGCTCAACGAGCTGCGTACCGGCCTCGGTTCGATGGCCAGCGCCCAGTACCGCTCCGGCGGCATCGACCCCGCCCTCCAGCTCTTCCTTTCCTCCGACCCGGACGACTATCTGGACAAGGCCTCCGTGCTCGACCAGATGGGCGCCAAGCAGGTCGGCGCGCTGGAGAAGATCCAGGCCAAGCAGCGGACCCTCGCGCAGCAGCGCAAGGAGGCGTCCCTCAAGCTGAAGGATCTTGAGTCGACACGGGTCGAACTCGCGAAGAAGAAGAAGGACGTCCAGACCAAGCTCAACGCGGCGAACAAGCTCCTCAACACGCTGACCGCGGAGGAGCGCGCGAAGATCCAGGAAGAGGACGCCGAGCGCGCGGCCCGTGGCAACGAGCGCGTCAACCTCGGCAACGAGTCGGCCTCTTCGGGCCGTGCCGCCGCCGCGCTGGCCGCCGCCAAGACCCAGCTGGGCAAGCCGTACATCTCCGGCGCCGAGGGTCCCAACTCCTACGACTGCTCCGGGCTGACCCAGTGGGCCTACGCCCAGGCGGGCGTGAGCCTCACCAGGACCACGTACACCCAGGTCAACGACGGCGTCCAGATAGGCAGGGGCGAACTCGCCCCCGGCGACCTGGTGTTCTTCAGCGGACTGAGCCATGTCGCGCTGTACGTCGGCAACGGCCAGGTCATCCACGCCCCCAAGCCGGGCACCGTGGTGCGGTACGAGGCCATGGAGTGGGCCGGCAGCTTCCAGTTCGGCGTCCGCGTCTGACCCACCGCTCGGCGCGGGTGCTCCGCACGGACACCCGCGCACATCCACGGACACGACCACGGTCGCCCGTACGGGCGAACTCCGGTCGCTCCCGCTGACGCACGCCCCGCCGGTGACCTGTGATCTCCGGCGGGGCATCACTGTCTGTGCCCGGCGCGGTCTTTGGTCACTCCGTGTCCGCGCGGTTACTCTCTGCTGCGCCGCAGCTCCCGGTCATGGTTCCGCCCGTCGGGCGGCAGGGGCTGCGCGGTTGCGTCCAGCGGAAGGAAGTGCGGCTTCCTGTGGTGTCCCATCGTCGTTCCTCACCCCCCGGCCACAGCCGGGGCGCCCGGGTCACGGTCCTGTCCGCCGCGGCTGTCACGGCCGCGACCGCCCTCGGGACCGCGCCGGCGGGCGCGGACCCGGGGGAGACGACCGAGGCGACCCGGTCGGCCGTCGACCGGCTGTACGCGGAGGCCGAGAGGGCCACCGAGCGGTTCAACAAGGCGGGCGAGCGGGCCGGTGTGCTGCGCAAGCGGGTGGACCGGGTGCGCGACAGCGCGGCCCGTGGCCAGGAGCGCGTCAACCGGATGCGTGGCGCGCTCGGTTCGATCGCCAGTGCCCAGTACCGCTCCGGCGGGCTCGACCCGGCGCTCGCGCTGCTGCTCTCGTCCGACCCGGACAGCTATCTCGGCAAGGCCGAGGCCCTTGACCGGCTGAGCGACCGCCAGGCGGTGGCCCTGCGTGAACTCGGCCTCGCCCAGCGCAAGCTCGACCGCCAGCGCGACGAGGCGGCCAAGGACCTCGCCGAACTGGAACGCAGCCGGGCCGCCGTCGCCCGCCACAAGCGCACCGTCGAGGCCAAGCTCGCGCAGGCGCGGCGGCTGCTGAACTCGCTGCCCGACGCCGGGAGGGACGCCGGCCGGGCCTCGCGCTCGGGGCGGGACGCCGGCCGGCTGTCCTACGGAGGGGAGGCGCCCGCGACCGCGTGGGCCGCGGCGGCGGCCCGCGCCGCCCGCGGGGTCGTCGGCCTGCCCTACGTGTGGGGCGCCAACGGCCCCTCGGCGTTCGACTGTTCGGGCCTGACCCAGTGGGCGTACGCGCAGGCCGGGGTCTCCCTGCCGCGTACGTCGCAGGCGCAGCGGTACGCGGGACAGCGGGTGCCGCTCTCCCAGGCCAGACCGGGTGACCTGGTCGCCTACCGCGACGACGCCAGCCACATCGGGATGTACATGGGCAACGGCCAGGTGGTCCATGCGCCCTACCCCGGTGCCTCGGTCCGCTACGACCCGGTCGGCATGATGCCGGTCTCCTCCGTCACCCGGATCTGAGCGCGGTCCTGGCCCCGGAGGACCGGTCACCGACGCATCGTCGGGATTCGTCCTCGCGGCGCCCCGTACGATCGGCCGGGTGGCAGGTCAGGGACGTACGACTCGGAGACGTGCGGCGGGTCGCGGGCGTACGCCCACCCGCCGCGTGGTGCGCCGCCGTGCGGCGGCCTCGCTGCTGGGGTGCCTGCTGGTCGCCTCCGGCTGTTCGGCCCCCAAGGCGACCGACGCCGACACCGCCGCGATCGAGCGCACGCTCGACCACCGGGCCGACGCGCTCATCGAGCGTGACGAGAGCGGCTATCTGGCCGCCGTCGATCCCGCGGCCGGCGAGCTGCTCGCCGCCGAGCGGCGGACGTACCGGAACCTCGTCGACGTGCCCGTGCGGTCTTGGGAGTACGAGCTGCGCGGCGTCGAGCGCTCGGGGAAGCGCGCGACGGCGCGGGTCGAGCTGCGCTACTGGATAGAGGGCTACGACAGCGCGCCCGTCACCTCGGCCCGCACGCTGGAGCTGGCCGAACGGGACGGGCGCTGGTACATGACGGCCGACCGGCCCGGCGATGGCGGCGTGCAGCAGCTGTGGCAGCAGGGCACCGTCGACGTCGTCCACGGCCGACGCAGCCTGGTCCTCGGCGTCGGCCAAGACAACGAACGGCTGCGTGAGATCGCCGCGGCCGCCGACCGGGCGGTGCCGGCCGTCGACGAGGCGTGGCCGGGCGAGTGGTCGGGGCGCGTCGTGGTGCTGGTGCCGGAGTCGGTGGAGTCGATGGCGGGTCTGCTGGGCGCCTCCGCGACGAGCTACCGGGGCATCGCCGCCGTCACGACCGGTGAGACGCGGCGGCAGGGCTCGTCACCGGCGGACCGGGTGATCGTCAACCCCGACGCGTACAGCATCCTGGGCGACTTCGGGCGCCGGGTGGTCCTCACCCACGAGACCACCCATGTGGCGACGCGGGCGGACACCTCGGAGGCGACACCGATGTGGCTGTCGGAAGGTTTCTCCGACTGGGTCGCCTACCGGGACACCAGCCCCATGGACGGTCAGGCCGCGCCGGAGCTCGAACGGTCCCTGCGCCAGGGTGACCTGCCCGCCGCGCTTCCCGAGGACGGTGACTTCGCCTTCGACGCGAAGGCGGACGAACTGGCGCGCGCGTACGAGGGCGGGCGGCTGGCGTGCGAGCTGATCGCCGAGCGCTGGGGCGAGAAGAAGCTGACGGACTTCTACCGGGCGGTCGGGGAGCACGAGCGGCGCGAGGGAGCCGTCGAGGACGCGATGAACGAGGTGCTGTCGGTGACGCCGGACGAGTTCGGCGGGCTGTGGCGGGACTACATGCGCGAGCGGCTGCGCTGAGGGCGCCCCTGCCAGGCCGGCCGTACGACGCCCGTACGGGCGCAGGGCGGGGCCGTCAGGAGCCGAGCAGCCGGTACGTGTCCTCCTTGCTCTCCTCCTCGCCCCCGGCCGCGCTCGCCACCTCCTGGCCTTCGCGCGGGCGCGGAGCGGGCACCGTCCCGCGCCACAGCCGGCCGCACGCCGTCAGCGTCGCGGCGACCAGCAGCCCGTTGCGTACGACGAGCAGGGTCACGCCCAGAGGGTCGCTGGCCGTCACGTTCGAGAAGAACACCGGGAATTCGAGCACCGTGACCGCCGATGCCGCCACCACGAGCACCGCGGGCAGCGCCATCGGGCTCGACCGCAGAAGCAGACAGACGGCGGCCAGGCCCACCAGCCAGATCAGGTACTGCGGGCTGATCACCCGGCTGGTGACGGTGAAGAGCAGGACCGCGGCGAACGCCGCGTCGCACAGGGTGCTCGCGGTGAAGGTGGCCGCCTTCACCCGCCAGACGAGCAGCCAGCCGAAGGCCGCCACGCTGAGGAGAAGGGCGAGCGCGCTGACGAGCGGGACGTACGGCCCCATGAACTCCACCGAGCCGTAGGAGAACATCACGGCCCCGTCCCAGCCGAGATGG
The nucleotide sequence above comes from Streptomyces sp. NBC_01716. Encoded proteins:
- a CDS encoding NlpC/P60 family protein; its protein translation is MASHRRPKQPSRARVTVLSATAAAAVALTSQAAQADPKPTVEDVKEKVDKLYHEAEASTEKHSGAEEKEKKLEKQVEAIQDKVARGQDELNELRTGLGSMASAQYRSGGIDPALQLFLSSDPDDYLDKASVLDQMGAKQVGALEKIQAKQRTLAQQRKEASLKLKDLESTRVELAKKKKDVQTKLNAANKLLNTLTAEERAKIQEEDAERAARGNERVNLGNESASSGRAAAALAAAKTQLGKPYISGAEGPNSYDCSGLTQWAYAQAGVSLTRTTYTQVNDGVQIGRGELAPGDLVFFSGLSHVALYVGNGQVIHAPKPGTVVRYEAMEWAGSFQFGVRV
- a CDS encoding C40 family peptidase, whose amino-acid sequence is MVSHRRSSPPGHSRGARVTVLSAAAVTAATALGTAPAGADPGETTEATRSAVDRLYAEAERATERFNKAGERAGVLRKRVDRVRDSAARGQERVNRMRGALGSIASAQYRSGGLDPALALLLSSDPDSYLGKAEALDRLSDRQAVALRELGLAQRKLDRQRDEAAKDLAELERSRAAVARHKRTVEAKLAQARRLLNSLPDAGRDAGRASRSGRDAGRLSYGGEAPATAWAAAAARAARGVVGLPYVWGANGPSAFDCSGLTQWAYAQAGVSLPRTSQAQRYAGQRVPLSQARPGDLVAYRDDASHIGMYMGNGQVVHAPYPGASVRYDPVGMMPVSSVTRI